One window from the genome of Hoplias malabaricus isolate fHopMal1 chromosome 18, fHopMal1.hap1, whole genome shotgun sequence encodes:
- the LOC136674462 gene encoding trace amine-associated receptor 6-like — MEESDYRQNITIQYCFPDHNASCRKEVKEGPGYMFLCFVLSCISVCTVFLNLLVIISISHLRQLHTPTNLLILSLSVADFFVGLLVMPVNIMQLMDSCWYLGTIACIIISIISFVSMLGSLCSLILIAVDRYIAITDPLLYSTRITVHKTVLAIILGWCSYLCYLIIFLYFNDYFFQSQLSTRCYGECVLVVKYTWVIIDLVISFLAPCSITLILYSVIFKVARHQAKAIRAVKSDASNKHGVKRIGSSEIKAAKKLGTVIFVYLACYIPYYLSSMSVNNLASSSMVWTVFGWLININSSVNPLIYAIFYSWFRASAKYILTCRIFEFSTSRLNTFPDHLN; from the coding sequence ATGGAGGAATCAGACTACAGGCAAAACATCACAATTCAGTATTGCTTTCCTGACCACAATGCATCTTGTAGAAAAGAGGTCAAAGAAGGACCTGGATATATGTTTCTGTGCTttgttctctcatgtatatctgtgtgcactgtgtttctgaacctgctggtgatcatctccatctctcacttaaggcagctccacactccaaccaacctgctcatcctctctctgtctgtggctgATTTTTTTGTGGGACTGCTTGTTATGCCTGTGAACATAATGCAACTGATGgactcctgttggtatcttgggaCAATAGCATGCATAATTATTTCAATAATTAGTTTTGTTTCAATGTTAGGATCTTTGTGTAGTCTCATTctcatagcagttgataggtacATTGCTATCACTGACCCTCTGCTGTATTCCACTCGAATCACTGTTCATAAAACCGTGCTGGCCATAATTCTTGGCTGGTGTTCATATCTTTGTTACTTGATCATATTTTTGTACTTTAATGACTATTTCTTTCAATCTCAGCTCTCCACCCGTTGCtatggagagtgtgttctgGTTGTAAAATATACTTGGGTCATCATTGACCTTGTAATATCATTTTTAGCCCCTTGCTCTATTACATTAATCTTGTATTCAGTCATATTTAAAGTAGCAAGacatcaagccaaagctatAAGAGCAGTGAAGAGTGATGCCTCAAACAAGCATGGAGTTAAAAGAATAGgctcttctgaaatcaaagcagccaaaAAATTAGGTactgtcatttttgtttatcttGCTTGCTATATACCATATTATTTAAGCTCTATGTCAGTTAATAACTTGGCATCTTCTTCAATGGTGTGGACAGTGTTTGGCTGGCTAATAAACATTAACTCTTCTGTGAACCCACTGATatatgccattttctattcatggttcagagcaTCTGCAAAGTATATTTTAACCTGTAGAATATTTGAATTCTCAACATCACGGCTGAATACATTTCCTGATCATTTAAATTGA